The Clostridia bacterium DNA segment CCCCCCCCGCCGCCCCCCCCCCCCCCCCCCGCCGCCCGGGGGGGGCGGCCCCCCCCCCCCCCCCCCCACCGCCCTTACCAAAGACCGTCCACGAACCGTCCGTTGCGCGAGATCAGCTTGCCGTCCGCGTAAATCTCGCCGCCCTCACGTAGGTCGCAGACAAGGTCCCAGTGGATCGCCGAACGGTTGGTCCCGCCCGTCTCCGGATAGCTCGCGCCCAGCGCCAGGTGCATCGTCCCGCCGATCTTTTCGTCGAACAGCGTGTTCTTGACGAACTTCGTGATCGAGTAGTTGGTGCCCAGGGCGATCTCCCCCACGCGGCGCGCGCCCTCATCCGTGTCAAGCATGGCCTTGAGCAGGTCTTCTCCCGTGGCCGCGCTCGCCTCCACCACCCGGCCGGCCTCGAACGTCAGCCGCACGTCGGTCACCTCGCGGCCCATGTAGATCCCCGGGTAGGTGAAGCGGATCGTGCCCGACACCTGGTCTTCCACCGGTCCCGTGTAGACCTCGCCATCCGGGAAGTTGTGCGTCCCGTGGGCGTTGATCCAGGTCCGGCCCGCCACGCCGACACGCAGGTCGGTGTCCTTGGCCAAGAAGCGCAGCTCGCGGACCGTGGACAGGAACGCCTTCAGCCGGTCCTGGCGGCGCCGCTGCTCCTGCCAGGCGGCGACGGGATCGTCGAGGTGGAGAAATCCGGCCTCGAAGACGAAGTCCTCGTACTCCGAGAGCGACATCCCGGCCTCCTGGGCCAGCGCCGGCACGGGAAACACCGTCGTGCACCAGCGTAGCTCCTCCGTGGCGGAGCGCTCCATGAACCGCCGCATCAGATCCGACCGCGCGGCGTTGGCGGCCGAGACCCGCTGCGGCGGGACGTTGCTCAGCTCCTTGACGTTGACCGGGGCGCTGATGGACAGCTGGCGGTTGGCCTGTTCGATGGCGAGGCGCTCGAGCGGGGTCACGAACCGCAGTTGCTCGTCGGAGGCCTCCTTGAAGAAAATCTCGCGCAGGCCTGGGAGCATGCATAGAACGTCGACATTGGCTCCCTTGCGGAGCGCGTACCGGTAGACGGCCTTTACGAGATCCCCGGCGAGCGGGGACGCGGTGATCACGAAGTAGTCTCCGGGTCCGAGCGGCAGCGAGTATTCCGTGAGTACCCGAGCGAAGCGTTCGACGCGCGGATCCACATTGACCCCTCCGATGCTTGGCGTACGGGACATGTCCATTCGCGACCGCAACCGCGGTCCCTGCCCCCTCCCCCACAATATGGAAAGGAATTCCTCTCGGGGGAGAGAACACCCCCATCGAAGTCGAAGCGATGACGAGGCGAGCCCACTTACGGAGTCGTTTACACCCGTGGAGGACGCCTATGAATAGGCCCGCCATGCAACGGTTCATGAGCGCACTGGAGACATCCGGCCTCCGAAAGGATGTCTACCTGCATGTGTGCGCGAGCGTGACGGCCGCTTGCATTCTGGCCGCAGCCCTGTTCCCTTGGCTGCGGGACGTGGCTGAAACCGTCATCGAGATCGTCGCGCTCATCCTTCTGATTCGCTTCGTTGGACGGTTCCATCGCGTTCTCGGCGCGAACCGACCGCCTGCCCCGAGTAAGCTGCTCTCAAAGGTCATCTATTGGACCGTCGCGTATGTCGGCATGATCTCGCTCCTGGGTGCTCTGGGAAGCGCCGCGAGCTTGATCGAGCCTGGATTTCTCCCATCACAGCACAATGACATGGGAATCACAGTGGACGAAAACGTTCTGATGATCTTGGCAGCCGTTTCCGCCACGATTGCAGGTCCTCTCGAAGAAGTGCAGCGGTGGGCCCTCACCTTTGGCTTGTATTTCCTTGGAACCCGCCTGAGCGCTCGCCTGAGCCCCTTTTTCGTGTTTTGGCTTAGCCTGGTGGCGAGCGCGGCTTTGTTCGGTGCGGAACACCTCGGCAATTTCCTTGGACATTCGTTCGAGACCGTGGTGCTGCTTGGTTCCGCAGGCCTCGTTCTCTCGCTGTTCGCGTATTGGATGGGGTCGCTTTGGGCGGCGGCTCTGCTTCACAGCTTTTATAACCTGTTGGCGATCATGCTGGCCTACCTGGATCCGGCGCCCTTGCGCTTTACATCATGGGGCCAAGTATTCGCCGTACAGGTGCTGACAATGTTGGGTTGCGCCCTCGTGCTTCGCAGGCTCAGTCGTCAGAACCCTGCTGGCTCTAGCGTATCGACAAGCTCGTAGCCGGTTTCCGGCGGGCCGAATTTTGTGCTCGACGACAGGTACAACAAAAGCCCCGCATGCAGGACGGGGCTTTCAAAGTGGAGCTGGCGGAGGGACTTGAACCCTCGACCTAGCGATTACGAATCGCTCGCTCTGCCGACTGAGCTACGCCAGCCAAGAAACGCGCAAATCTGGAGCGGGTGAAGGGAATCGAACCCTCGTCTAAAGCTTGGGAAGCTTTCGTTCTACCATTGAACTACACCCGCATGGCGCCAACCATTTTACGCGATGACCGCACGCACTCGCAAGATGCGCGGGCGGATTGCCAGCGAGCACCAGCGCCGCCGGCGCCGCACGCCGGACGCGATGGCGCGCCCGGGCCTCGCCAGCTCGCCTCGGGCCGCGGTACGCTATGACCATGGCGGACGCGCGGCTGCACATCGCCCTCATCGAGCCGGAAATCCCGCAAAATGCCGGAAATGTGGCGCGCACCTGCGCCGTCCTGGGCGCGCACCTGCACCTGGTCCACCCGCTGGGCTTCCGCATGGATGAGCGCCACGTGCGGCGTGCCGGCGTCGACTACTGGAACCTCGTCACGTGGACGGAGCACGACGACTGGCGCAGCTTCGCCGACGCTTGGCCCGCGGAGCGCGTCTGGCTCCTGACGACGCGCGGCCGCGTGCGGTACGACGAGGCCCGATTCCAGCCGGGCGACTGCCTCGTGTTCGGCAGCGAGTCGCGCGGCCTGCCCGTCGCGCTCATCGAACGGTACCCCGGGCGCGGGCTGCGCATCCCCATGATGCCGGGCGCGCGCTCGTTGAACCTCTCGAACTGCGTGGCGATCGTCGCCTTTGAAGCGTATCGCCAGTGGGGCTTTCCCGGGCTCGCGTGACGTGATCGCCTGTGAACGCTTGCGCGCGATGCGCCGGTGGCACCGTCGCGCGGATGCAAAACCCCCGCCCGGG contains these protein-coding regions:
- a CDS encoding aminopeptidase; this translates as MSRTPSIGGVNVDPRVERFARVLTEYSLPLGPGDYFVITASPLAGDLVKAVYRYALRKGANVDVLCMLPGLREIFFKEASDEQLRFVTPLERLAIEQANRQLSISAPVNVKELSNVPPQRVSAANAARSDLMRRFMERSATEELRWCTTVFPVPALAQEAGMSLSEYEDFVFEAGFLHLDDPVAAWQEQRRRQDRLKAFLSTVRELRFLAKDTDLRVGVAGRTWINAHGTHNFPDGEVYTGPVEDQVSGTIRFTYPGIYMGREVTDVRLTFEAGRVVEASAATGEDLLKAMLDTDEGARRVGEIALGTNYSITKFVKNTLFDEKIGGTMHLALGASYPETGGTNRSAIHWDLVCDLREGGEIYADGKLISRNGRFVDGLW
- a CDS encoding CPBP family intramembrane metalloprotease, producing MNRPAMQRFMSALETSGLRKDVYLHVCASVTAACILAAALFPWLRDVAETVIEIVALILLIRFVGRFHRVLGANRPPAPSKLLSKVIYWTVAYVGMISLLGALGSAASLIEPGFLPSQHNDMGITVDENVLMILAAVSATIAGPLEEVQRWALTFGLYFLGTRLSARLSPFFVFWLSLVASAALFGAEHLGNFLGHSFETVVLLGSAGLVLSLFAYWMGSLWAAALLHSFYNLLAIMLAYLDPAPLRFTSWGQVFAVQVLTMLGCALVLRRLSRQNPAGSSVSTSS
- a CDS encoding tRNA (cytidine(34)-2'-O)-methyltransferase → MADARLHIALIEPEIPQNAGNVARTCAVLGAHLHLVHPLGFRMDERHVRRAGVDYWNLVTWTEHDDWRSFADAWPAERVWLLTTRGRVRYDEARFQPGDCLVFGSESRGLPVALIERYPGRGLRIPMMPGARSLNLSNCVAIVAFEAYRQWGFPGLA